A part of Nocardioides sp. WS12 genomic DNA contains:
- the pstC gene encoding phosphate ABC transporter permease subunit PstC, with protein MTAPTAEIEEQPNDWVSVRGGVGDRIFSGLALSAGLAIMAALAGVFIFLALKGASGFTKSGDVYGPHAESFLGYVFPLLVGTFTASIIALIIAVPLAFGIALVISHYAPRWIATPVAYVIDLLAAVPSVVYGLWGAFYLAKKLVPMHDWLHEHLGFIPLFGEPSTAGRTVLTAGIVLAIMILPIITAISREVFSRTPRLHEEAALALGATRWEMIRMTVFPYSRSGMVSAVMLGLGRALGETMAVTMVLSVGFDLSWNIIAQSSPTSIAANIALKYKERSADLLNVLVATGLVLFLLTFLVNFAARWIIGRSERRMAR; from the coding sequence GTGACAGCCCCCACCGCCGAGATCGAGGAGCAGCCCAACGACTGGGTGAGCGTCCGCGGTGGCGTCGGCGACCGCATCTTCTCCGGTCTGGCCCTCTCCGCGGGTCTGGCGATCATGGCCGCGCTGGCCGGAGTCTTCATCTTCCTGGCCCTCAAGGGTGCCTCGGGCTTCACCAAGTCCGGGGACGTCTATGGTCCGCACGCCGAGAGCTTCCTGGGTTACGTCTTCCCGCTGCTCGTCGGTACGTTCACCGCCTCGATCATCGCGTTGATCATCGCTGTCCCCCTTGCCTTCGGGATCGCGCTGGTCATCAGCCACTACGCGCCGCGGTGGATCGCGACGCCGGTCGCCTACGTGATCGACCTGCTGGCCGCCGTACCGTCGGTCGTCTATGGCCTCTGGGGGGCGTTCTACCTCGCCAAGAAGCTCGTGCCGATGCACGACTGGCTGCACGAGCACCTCGGCTTCATCCCGCTCTTCGGCGAGCCGAGCACGGCCGGTCGCACCGTCCTGACCGCCGGCATCGTGCTGGCCATCATGATCCTCCCGATCATCACCGCGATCTCGCGCGAGGTCTTCTCGCGCACCCCCCGCCTGCACGAGGAGGCCGCGTTGGCCCTCGGTGCCACGCGCTGGGAGATGATCCGGATGACGGTCTTCCCGTACTCCCGTTCGGGCATGGTTTCGGCCGTCATGCTCGGCCTGGGCCGCGCGCTCGGCGAAACGATGGCCGTGACGATGGTCCTGTCGGTCGGCTTCGACCTGTCGTGGAACATCATCGCGCAGTCCAGCCCGACGTCGATCGCGGCCAACATCGCGCTCAAGTACAAGGAGCGCAGCGCCGACCTGCTCAACGTGCTCGTGGCCACCGGCCTCGTGCTCTTCCTGCTGACCTTCCTGGTGAACTTCGCAGCGCGATGGATCATCGGCCGTAGCGAAAGGCGGATGGCGCGATGA
- a CDS encoding phosphate ABC transporter substrate-binding protein PstS — MKLNTIRNAAIPGIAALALLMSACGASNEDGGDAASSDLSGNLKGGGATSQEKAQEAWKTAFQGKNSGLTIDYSLLGSTDGRGQFIAKALSFAGTDSYIKDEELASAKERCGGNIIEVPAYISSIAIAFNLKGVDELKLDAATIAKIFAGKITKWNDAAIAATNEGVELPDTKITAVHRADDSGTTKNFTDYLGKTAEQDWAYEAEDAFPVSGGLSAEGTSGVVKQIADIDGAIGYADASQATDLSHVSVKVGEEFVAPSPEGAAKTVSVSPIVEGRDETDIAVDVDRNTTEAGAYPVILLSYLLACETYDDAAEAANVKGYLEYIVSDEGQAASSDFAGSAKLAPETATKAQEIVAGISAK; from the coding sequence TTGAAGCTCAACACCATTCGCAACGCCGCGATCCCCGGTATTGCTGCGCTCGCCCTGCTCATGAGCGCCTGTGGCGCGTCCAACGAGGACGGCGGCGACGCCGCGTCCAGCGACCTGAGCGGCAACCTCAAGGGCGGCGGCGCGACGTCGCAGGAGAAGGCCCAGGAGGCGTGGAAGACCGCGTTCCAGGGCAAGAACAGCGGCCTGACCATCGACTACTCGCTGCTCGGCTCGACGGACGGCCGCGGCCAGTTCATCGCCAAGGCGCTGTCCTTCGCCGGCACCGACTCCTACATCAAGGACGAGGAGCTCGCGTCCGCCAAGGAGCGTTGTGGCGGAAACATCATCGAGGTCCCGGCCTACATCTCCTCGATCGCCATCGCTTTCAACCTCAAGGGTGTCGACGAGCTCAAGCTCGACGCCGCCACGATCGCCAAGATCTTCGCGGGCAAGATCACCAAGTGGAACGACGCTGCGATCGCCGCGACCAACGAGGGTGTCGAGCTGCCTGACACGAAGATCACCGCGGTGCACCGCGCCGACGACTCGGGCACCACGAAGAACTTCACCGACTACCTCGGCAAGACGGCGGAGCAGGACTGGGCCTACGAGGCCGAGGACGCCTTCCCGGTTTCCGGTGGTCTCTCCGCTGAGGGCACCTCGGGTGTCGTCAAGCAGATCGCCGACATCGACGGCGCTATCGGTTACGCCGACGCCAGCCAGGCCACCGACCTCAGCCACGTCTCGGTCAAGGTCGGCGAGGAGTTCGTTGCCCCGTCGCCCGAAGGTGCCGCGAAGACCGTCTCGGTCTCCCCGATCGTTGAGGGCCGCGACGAGACCGACATCGCTGTCGACGTCGACCGCAACACCACCGAGGCCGGCGCCTACCCGGTGATCCTGCTGTCGTACCTGCTCGCTTGCGAGACGTACGACGACGCTGCCGAGGCCGCCAACGTCAAGGGCTACCTCGAGTACATCGTCTCCGACGAGGGCCAGGCTGCTTCGTCCGACTTCGCGGGTTCCGCGAAGCTCGCGCCGGAGACCGCCACCAAGGCGCAGGAGATCGTGGCGGGCATCTCCGCCAAGTGA
- a CDS encoding NUDIX domain-containing protein produces the protein MPDILAAGVVVFRPGREVLLVHRPKYDDWSFPKGKLDRAEHPTAAAVREVAEETGVHARLGPPLPTQRYPVGSRMKTVYYWTGRVVGDDDVSQYRPNHEIDQVRWVPFDEAPKLLTYDRDRETLAAALRVRRKTRAVVVLRHAQARSRTAWKGDDAARTLLRTGELQADRLVPLLAAYDVTRVVTSTSTRCVQTVHPFAQMAGYDLDLRRRLSEEHATERAVTRIVEELVETDQGAVVCTHRPVLEWVYDALGLDSARGTPPLEAAEMLVLHVRKGAVVAVERHRPRFVV, from the coding sequence GTGCCCGACATCCTTGCTGCCGGCGTCGTGGTGTTCCGGCCCGGTCGTGAGGTGCTGCTCGTCCACCGTCCCAAGTACGACGACTGGTCGTTCCCGAAGGGCAAGCTGGATCGAGCCGAGCACCCCACCGCCGCCGCGGTGAGGGAAGTGGCGGAGGAGACCGGCGTGCACGCGCGTCTCGGTCCGCCGCTGCCGACCCAGCGCTACCCGGTCGGCAGCCGGATGAAGACCGTCTACTACTGGACCGGCCGCGTGGTCGGTGATGACGACGTCTCCCAGTACCGGCCCAACCACGAGATCGACCAGGTCCGGTGGGTGCCGTTCGACGAGGCGCCGAAGCTGCTGACCTACGACCGCGACCGGGAGACCCTCGCCGCTGCGCTGCGGGTTCGCCGCAAGACCCGGGCGGTCGTCGTACTCCGGCACGCGCAGGCGCGCTCCCGCACTGCCTGGAAGGGCGACGACGCGGCCCGCACCCTGCTGCGCACCGGTGAGCTTCAGGCCGACCGCCTCGTCCCCCTGCTGGCGGCGTACGACGTCACGCGGGTCGTGACCTCGACCAGCACCCGCTGCGTGCAGACCGTCCACCCGTTCGCGCAGATGGCGGGCTACGACCTGGACCTGCGGCGCCGGCTGAGCGAGGAGCACGCCACGGAGCGCGCCGTCACCCGGATCGTCGAGGAGCTCGTGGAGACCGACCAGGGTGCGGTGGTGTGCACGCATCGCCCCGTCCTCGAGTGGGTGTACGACGCCCTCGGGCTGGACAGCGCGAGGGGCACTCCGCCCCTGGAGGCCGCCGAGATGCTGGTGCTCCACGTGCGCAAGGGAGCGGTCGTCGCGGTCGAGCGACACCGCCCCCGTTTCGTGGTCTGA
- a CDS encoding metal-sensitive transcriptional regulator, producing the protein MTEAHQHSYIANNTKADYLKRLRRIEGQARGLQRMVEEEKYCIDILTQISAMTKALEAVALGLLDEHMAHCVVNAVAAGGDEAQIKLKEASDAIARLVRS; encoded by the coding sequence ATGACCGAGGCCCACCAGCACAGCTACATCGCCAACAACACCAAGGCGGACTACCTCAAGCGGCTGCGCCGCATCGAGGGCCAGGCCCGCGGGCTGCAGCGGATGGTCGAGGAGGAGAAGTACTGCATCGACATCCTCACCCAGATCTCGGCGATGACGAAGGCACTCGAGGCCGTCGCACTCGGCCTGCTCGACGAGCACATGGCGCACTGCGTCGTGAACGCGGTCGCAGCCGGCGGCGACGAGGCCCAGATCAAGCTCAAGGAAGCCTCCGACGCGATCGCGCGCCTCGTCCGCTCCTGA
- a CDS encoding heavy-metal-associated domain-containing protein, which produces MNQTATYTVTGMTCGHCVASVTEEVQEIPGVQDVAIDLPTGAVTITSAEVLDDAAVRAAVEEAGYQLA; this is translated from the coding sequence ATGAACCAGACCGCCACCTACACCGTCACCGGCATGACCTGCGGCCACTGCGTCGCCTCGGTCACCGAGGAGGTCCAGGAGATCCCCGGCGTCCAGGACGTCGCGATCGACCTGCCCACCGGTGCCGTCACCATCACCAGCGCCGAGGTCCTCGACGATGCAGCCGTCAGGGCTGCCGTCGAGGAAGCCGGCTACCAGCTCGCATGA
- a CDS encoding heavy metal translocating P-type ATPase, translating into MDTSTDQQIELAITGMTCASCANRIERKLNKLEGVSATVNYATEKAKVTFDPAVAPEALVAAVEQAGYGARLPQPPQADPGTGAAASPEEHALQVLRQRLVISAVLTVPVIAMAMVPALQFTNWQWLSLTLAAPVVAWGAWPFHKAAWTNLRHGTSTMDTLISLGTLAALGWSLYALFWGTAGTPGMTHPFEFTIERSDGSGNIYLEAAAGVTTFILAGRYFEQRSKRRAGSALRALLTLGAKDVAVLGADGTTETSVPVEQLAAGDLFVVRPGEKIATDGVIERGTSAVDASMLTGESVPVEVSPGDTVVGATVNAGGRLVVRATRIGSDTQLAQMARLVEDAQNGKAQVQRLADRVSGIFVPIVILLAAGTLGFWLGTGNGLATAFTAAVAVLIIACPCALGLATPTALMVGTGRGAQLGILIKGPEVLESTRMVDTVVLDKTGTVTTGRMTLRAVIAADDEDASEVLRYAGALEDASEHPIARAIADAARDEHGSLPEVEDFTNIEGLGVQGVLVDVADSTASHAVLVGRPQLLAEWSQHLTPELKTALEDAQSTGGTAVAVGWDGKARGVVVVADAVKATSATAIRELRALGLRPVLLTGDNAAVARTVAAEVGIDEVDVFADVLPADKVDVVKRLQGEGKVVAMIGDGVNDAAALAQADLGLAMGTGTDVAIEASDLTLVRGDLRVAVDAIRLSRRTLGTIKGNLFWAFAYNVAALPLAAAGLLNPMLAGAAMAFSSVFVVSNSLRLRGFKAHSAN; encoded by the coding sequence GTGGACACCAGCACTGACCAGCAGATCGAGCTGGCGATCACCGGGATGACCTGCGCGTCCTGCGCCAACCGGATCGAGCGCAAGCTCAACAAGCTCGAAGGCGTCAGCGCCACGGTCAACTACGCCACCGAGAAGGCGAAGGTCACCTTCGACCCCGCCGTGGCGCCCGAGGCACTGGTCGCAGCCGTCGAGCAGGCCGGGTACGGCGCTCGGCTCCCCCAGCCGCCCCAGGCGGACCCGGGGACCGGCGCGGCCGCATCACCCGAGGAACACGCGCTCCAGGTGCTGCGCCAACGGCTGGTCATCTCGGCGGTCCTGACGGTCCCGGTGATCGCGATGGCGATGGTCCCGGCGCTGCAGTTCACCAACTGGCAGTGGTTGTCGCTGACACTTGCCGCGCCGGTGGTGGCATGGGGCGCCTGGCCGTTCCACAAGGCGGCGTGGACCAACCTGCGCCACGGCACCTCGACCATGGACACGCTGATCTCCCTCGGCACCCTGGCCGCGCTCGGGTGGTCGCTGTACGCACTGTTCTGGGGCACCGCCGGCACCCCGGGCATGACCCACCCCTTCGAGTTCACCATCGAGCGCAGCGACGGCAGCGGCAACATCTATCTCGAAGCCGCCGCGGGCGTCACCACCTTCATCCTCGCGGGCCGCTACTTCGAGCAGCGGTCCAAGCGCAGGGCCGGCTCAGCGTTGCGGGCTCTGCTCACGCTCGGCGCCAAGGACGTCGCGGTGCTCGGAGCCGATGGCACCACCGAGACGAGCGTGCCGGTCGAGCAGCTCGCGGCCGGCGACCTGTTCGTCGTACGCCCGGGCGAGAAGATCGCCACCGACGGCGTGATCGAACGCGGTACGTCGGCGGTGGATGCGTCGATGCTCACCGGCGAGTCCGTGCCGGTCGAAGTCAGCCCCGGGGACACCGTGGTCGGCGCGACCGTCAATGCCGGCGGTCGCCTGGTCGTGCGAGCGACGCGCATCGGCAGTGACACCCAACTCGCGCAGATGGCGCGGTTGGTCGAGGACGCACAGAACGGCAAGGCCCAGGTCCAGCGTCTGGCCGACCGGGTCTCCGGCATCTTCGTGCCGATCGTCATCCTGCTCGCGGCCGGGACGCTCGGATTCTGGCTCGGCACCGGCAACGGCCTGGCAACGGCGTTCACCGCAGCGGTCGCTGTCCTGATCATCGCCTGCCCCTGCGCCCTCGGCCTGGCGACGCCGACCGCCCTCATGGTCGGCACCGGCCGCGGCGCGCAACTCGGCATCCTGATCAAGGGTCCCGAGGTGCTGGAGTCCACCCGCATGGTCGACACCGTCGTGCTCGACAAGACCGGCACGGTCACCACCGGAAGGATGACCCTGCGTGCAGTGATCGCGGCCGACGACGAGGACGCCTCCGAGGTGTTGCGGTACGCCGGCGCGCTCGAGGACGCCTCGGAGCATCCGATCGCCCGGGCCATCGCCGACGCGGCCCGGGACGAGCACGGCTCCCTCCCCGAGGTCGAGGACTTCACCAACATCGAAGGACTCGGGGTCCAGGGTGTCCTCGTCGACGTCGCCGACAGCACCGCGAGCCACGCCGTCCTGGTCGGGCGCCCGCAACTGCTCGCGGAGTGGTCCCAGCACCTCACCCCCGAGTTGAAGACGGCGCTCGAGGACGCCCAGTCGACGGGCGGCACCGCCGTCGCGGTCGGTTGGGACGGCAAGGCGCGTGGAGTCGTCGTGGTCGCCGACGCGGTCAAGGCAACCTCGGCCACCGCGATCCGTGAACTGCGCGCACTCGGCCTGCGACCCGTGCTCCTCACCGGCGACAACGCGGCCGTGGCGCGGACCGTGGCCGCCGAAGTGGGCATCGACGAGGTCGACGTGTTCGCCGACGTCCTGCCCGCCGACAAGGTCGACGTGGTCAAGCGGCTCCAGGGCGAGGGCAAGGTGGTCGCGATGATCGGCGACGGCGTCAACGATGCCGCGGCCCTGGCGCAGGCCGACCTCGGCCTGGCGATGGGCACCGGCACCGACGTGGCGATCGAGGCCAGCGACCTCACCCTGGTCCGAGGGGACCTGCGGGTGGCGGTCGACGCCATCCGCCTGTCCCGTCGCACGCTCGGCACGATCAAGGGCAACCTGTTCTGGGCGTTCGCGTACAACGTCGCCGCGCTGCCCCTGGCTGCCGCCGGCCTGCTCAACCCGATGCTCGCCGGCGCGGCCATGGCGTTCTCGTCGGTGTTCGTGGTGTCGAACAGCCTGCGGCTGCGTGGGTTCAAGGCCCACTCCGCCAACTAG
- a CDS encoding cold-shock protein, giving the protein MAQGTVKWFSAEKGFGFIEQEGGGDDVFVHFSAIQSNGYKSLEDNQKVEFDVTQGPKGPQAENVRPL; this is encoded by the coding sequence ATGGCTCAGGGCACCGTCAAGTGGTTCAGCGCCGAAAAGGGCTTCGGATTCATCGAGCAGGAGGGCGGCGGCGACGACGTCTTCGTTCATTTCTCTGCGATCCAGTCCAACGGCTACAAGTCCCTCGAGGACAACCAGAAGGTCGAGTTCGACGTCACCCAGGGCCCCAAGGGGCCCCAGGCGGAGAACGTCCGTCCCCTCTGA
- a CDS encoding alanine/ornithine racemase family PLP-dependent enzyme produces MSSPRLEIDLDKLEGNTRVLVDRLGPAGIRVTGVTKAVLGSPAVGAAMLRGGAEGLADSRVANLERLAGLDGQTSRTLIRSPMLSQVGDVVRTATCSLNTEAVVLRELDRAAEAAGLRHDVVLMVELGDLREGIPVDDVAAAVRLVLAAPSLQLVGLGANLACQNGVVPDDRNMGVLSDLVATIETSYDVALTTVSGGNSANLDWAASSGSIGRINDLRLGEAILLGVEPLHRTPIEGLSGDAFALFGEVIERVDKPFQPWGNRAQSAFGGVPDRVGSGTVRQAIVALGRQDTDPDGLMPPEGITVLGMSSDHLVLDLGDHAAVVGDEIRFGLGYGALVRAATSPFVTLVERMGC; encoded by the coding sequence GTGAGCAGTCCCCGACTCGAGATCGACCTCGACAAGCTCGAGGGCAACACCCGCGTCCTGGTGGATCGGCTGGGTCCCGCGGGGATCCGGGTCACCGGTGTCACCAAGGCCGTCCTGGGTTCGCCCGCCGTGGGAGCAGCGATGCTCCGCGGCGGCGCCGAGGGGTTGGCTGACTCCCGGGTCGCCAATCTCGAGCGACTGGCTGGGCTGGACGGACAGACGTCACGCACGTTGATCCGTTCGCCCATGCTCAGTCAGGTCGGGGACGTCGTACGCACGGCGACGTGCAGCTTGAACACGGAGGCCGTCGTACTCCGGGAGCTGGACCGCGCCGCCGAGGCGGCCGGGCTCCGTCACGACGTCGTCCTGATGGTCGAGCTCGGGGACCTGCGCGAGGGCATTCCCGTCGACGACGTGGCCGCCGCCGTCCGCCTGGTACTGGCCGCGCCGTCCCTGCAGCTCGTCGGCCTCGGCGCCAACCTGGCCTGCCAGAACGGCGTCGTACCCGACGACCGGAACATGGGCGTCCTCAGCGACCTGGTCGCCACCATCGAGACGTCGTACGACGTCGCGCTCACCACCGTTTCCGGCGGCAACTCGGCGAACCTCGACTGGGCGGCCTCGTCGGGGAGCATCGGCCGGATCAACGACCTGCGGCTGGGCGAGGCGATCCTGCTCGGCGTCGAGCCCCTCCATCGCACGCCGATCGAGGGCCTGTCCGGCGATGCGTTCGCCCTGTTCGGTGAGGTGATCGAACGCGTCGACAAGCCGTTCCAGCCGTGGGGTAACCGGGCGCAGTCCGCCTTCGGCGGCGTCCCTGATCGGGTCGGCAGCGGCACCGTTCGCCAGGCGATCGTCGCGCTCGGCCGACAGGACACCGACCCCGACGGGCTGATGCCGCCCGAGGGGATCACGGTCCTCGGGATGAGCAGCGACCACCTGGTGCTGGACCTCGGTGACCACGCCGCTGTGGTCGGCGACGAGATCCGTTTCGGCCTCGGGTACGGCGCCCTGGTCCGGGCGGCGACGTCGCCGTTCGTGACGTTGGTTGAACGAATGGGCTGTTAG
- a CDS encoding DUF1611 domain-containing protein: protein MSLFISDTFVPAQPFDLPVGSTAVVYCESQFGEQDGKTANGLVRHSEKYEILSVIDSLRAGADSGQFLDGTPNGIPVLASLREAIAHAGHVPDYLICGVAPADGLLSDDQRVVLLDGIARGMHIINGLHEFLNDDAEFVAAALLAEVTITDIRRPKAKRDLHLFSGRIFDVTCPRIAVLGTDGAIGKRTTSTLLVQALNAAGIKAVMVGTGQTTLIQGGKYGVALDALVPQFCSGEVEHQVVAAFEGEDPDVIVVEGQGALSHPAYLTSGHILRGSRPAGVIVQHAPKRRVLGDFPMMPMPTVESEIAMIEAFADTRVIGVTINHEEMTDDELTTSIAQHRLHLGLPVTDPLTRPGSDLVEMVLKAFPELERARVASPAAV from the coding sequence TTGTCCTTGTTCATCAGCGACACCTTCGTCCCCGCGCAGCCCTTCGACCTCCCGGTCGGTTCGACCGCCGTCGTCTACTGCGAGTCGCAGTTCGGTGAGCAGGACGGCAAGACCGCCAACGGCCTCGTCCGGCACTCGGAGAAGTACGAGATCCTGAGCGTCATCGACAGCCTGCGGGCCGGCGCCGACTCCGGTCAGTTCCTCGACGGCACCCCGAACGGGATCCCGGTGCTGGCGTCGCTGCGCGAGGCGATCGCGCACGCCGGCCACGTGCCCGACTACCTGATCTGCGGCGTTGCTCCGGCCGACGGCCTGTTGTCCGACGACCAGCGCGTGGTCCTGCTCGACGGCATTGCTCGCGGGATGCACATCATCAACGGCCTGCACGAGTTCCTCAATGACGACGCCGAGTTCGTCGCGGCGGCACTCCTTGCCGAGGTCACCATCACCGACATCCGTCGCCCGAAGGCGAAGCGGGACCTGCACCTGTTCTCCGGGCGCATCTTCGACGTGACCTGCCCCAGGATCGCCGTACTCGGCACCGACGGCGCGATCGGCAAGCGCACCACCTCGACGCTCCTGGTCCAGGCGCTCAACGCGGCCGGCATCAAGGCCGTCATGGTCGGTACCGGCCAGACCACCCTGATCCAGGGTGGCAAGTACGGCGTCGCGCTGGACGCCCTCGTTCCGCAGTTCTGCTCCGGGGAGGTCGAGCACCAGGTGGTGGCGGCCTTCGAGGGCGAGGACCCCGACGTGATCGTGGTCGAGGGCCAGGGCGCGCTCAGCCACCCGGCCTACCTGACCTCGGGCCACATCCTCCGCGGCAGCCGCCCGGCCGGTGTGATCGTGCAGCACGCGCCGAAGCGCCGTGTCCTGGGCGACTTCCCGATGATGCCGATGCCGACCGTCGAGAGCGAGATCGCGATGATCGAGGCGTTCGCCGACACCCGCGTCATTGGCGTCACCATCAACCACGAGGAAATGACCGACGACGAGCTCACCACGTCGATCGCCCAGCACCGCCTGCACCTCGGGCTGCCGGTCACCGACCCGTTGACCCGTCCCGGTTCCGACCTGGTCGAGATGGTGCTCAAGGCGTTCCCCGAGCTGGAGCGGGCGCGCGTCGCCAGCCCCGCCGCGGTGTGA
- a CDS encoding helix-turn-helix domain-containing protein: protein MNENGLQAIGRVAKARRERLGLNQDELAQYGGPKVATVGKFERAAAESFPLRTQHQIENALGWTRGTVEEFAAAVDEGVLEMGDWEHELVVENIPDLSRPVVPAGADADPLEVSQAVEALAGIARLLEPDRLSDAVHDAVLAMLPYLSATGATRLGRDLRADHDRKGGDGNAENRDPRGAAPMTLGVIDDSKIVTRQDSLEHGETPRPDPQD, encoded by the coding sequence ATGAACGAGAACGGGTTACAGGCGATTGGCCGTGTCGCGAAGGCTCGCCGAGAGCGCCTGGGGCTGAACCAGGACGAACTCGCCCAGTACGGCGGCCCCAAGGTCGCGACGGTCGGCAAGTTCGAGCGTGCGGCGGCCGAGTCATTCCCGCTGCGGACTCAGCACCAGATCGAGAACGCCCTGGGCTGGACGCGCGGAACGGTCGAGGAGTTCGCCGCAGCGGTCGACGAGGGCGTCCTTGAGATGGGCGACTGGGAACACGAGCTTGTGGTTGAGAACATCCCGGACTTGAGTCGTCCCGTTGTGCCGGCGGGCGCCGACGCCGACCCGCTCGAGGTGAGCCAGGCCGTCGAAGCACTGGCTGGCATCGCGAGGCTGCTCGAGCCGGATCGACTGAGCGACGCGGTTCACGACGCCGTTCTGGCGATGCTTCCCTACCTGTCAGCCACGGGCGCCACCCGCCTCGGCCGCGACCTGCGCGCCGACCACGACCGCAAGGGAGGTGATGGAAATGCCGAGAATCGAGACCCCCGAGGTGCCGCCCCCATGACGTTGGGCGTAATCGACGACTCGAAGATCGTCACTCGACAAGACTCGCTAGAACATGGCGAGACGCCGCGTCCTGATCCTCAGGACTGA
- a CDS encoding helix-turn-helix transcriptional regulator: MPATEPLGPMVRLKEVRTKLTTLTQEQLAERIREQGVPITNAGLSNVENGNKPASDRLLTAWANALGLEPLLVWQGPLVKPVEPGIPGHHLRPTGTE; this comes from the coding sequence ATGCCAGCAACCGAACCCCTCGGACCGATGGTCCGCCTCAAGGAGGTCCGGACGAAGCTCACGACCCTCACCCAGGAACAACTGGCTGAGCGGATCCGCGAGCAAGGCGTCCCGATCACCAATGCCGGCCTCTCGAACGTGGAGAACGGCAACAAGCCCGCTAGCGACCGACTCCTGACTGCGTGGGCCAACGCCCTCGGACTGGAACCGCTCCTCGTCTGGCAGGGCCCCCTGGTGAAGCCGGTCGAGCCCGGCATCCCCGGCCACCACCTTCGCCCCACGGGCACGGAATGA
- a CDS encoding helix-turn-helix domain-containing protein, whose protein sequence is MSEQQIAASVRTLAALLDVSETTIREAINKQELPAFRVGRAIRVFVDDAKDWLRGQTRVGSEDDQ, encoded by the coding sequence ATGAGCGAGCAGCAGATAGCGGCGTCCGTCCGGACGCTCGCGGCCCTCCTGGACGTCAGTGAAACGACGATCCGAGAAGCCATCAACAAGCAGGAACTCCCTGCGTTCCGAGTCGGGCGAGCAATTCGCGTGTTCGTCGACGACGCCAAGGACTGGCTTCGCGGCCAGACGCGAGTTGGATCGGAGGACGACCAGTGA
- a CDS encoding DUF3039 domain-containing protein, protein MSLTHVLTQTHRHYAANCNVIGTDDARKNKHPLVADCGTVWIPGAARDTKSLPMCPECEVAYARRLMRPSDLRPHFVYRCFDGDDRLIYVGCSASPRQRMDQHRGSSWWFNQVERTRYVVFNDKDYALGKEREAIATENPRWNLKGRDRALWTAADYEDIHFAMIQNGASDKRLQKHADEARRRYSLDLLGEVS, encoded by the coding sequence GTGAGTCTCACGCACGTTCTGACGCAGACCCACAGGCACTACGCGGCCAACTGCAATGTCATCGGCACCGACGATGCGCGCAAGAACAAGCACCCCCTCGTCGCTGACTGCGGAACCGTCTGGATTCCCGGGGCGGCGCGGGACACGAAGTCACTGCCGATGTGCCCCGAGTGCGAGGTGGCATACGCACGCCGGCTGATGCGGCCGTCCGACCTACGGCCCCACTTTGTCTACCGATGCTTCGACGGCGATGACCGCCTGATCTACGTCGGATGCAGCGCATCGCCTCGCCAGCGCATGGACCAGCACCGCGGCAGCTCGTGGTGGTTTAACCAGGTCGAGCGCACCCGCTACGTCGTCTTCAACGACAAGGACTACGCGCTCGGCAAGGAGCGCGAAGCGATCGCCACAGAGAACCCGCGCTGGAATCTCAAGGGGCGCGACCGCGCGCTCTGGACCGCCGCTGACTACGAGGACATCCACTTCGCGATGATCCAGAACGGCGCGTCGGACAAGCGGCTGCAGAAGCACGCGGATGAGGCTCGCCGACGCTACTCCCTCGACCTGCTGGGGGAAGTGTCATGA